One genomic segment of Catalinimonas alkaloidigena includes these proteins:
- a CDS encoding nucleotidyl transferase AbiEii/AbiGii toxin family protein translates to MIPKPYIAQWKDHAPWNTNEQVEQDLIISRTLVALFSDDFLRENLAFRGGTALHKLYLKPVGDIPPPRYSEDIDLVQIKEGPIKPILKQIGEVINFFEEERVVKVKANNNTLLYRFYSEYAPDIRLRLKIEINCREHFNVLEWQSFPFKVSNDWFSGKAEITTYHINELLGTKLRALYQRSKGRDLFDLFYADQHIAFDRDQLIHCYQEYMAFVVGKSPTAKQFLLNLEEKQANPDFTGDLEGLLRPGITYDADKAFDWVKSLVEDGLNLR, encoded by the coding sequence ATGATTCCTAAACCATACATAGCCCAATGGAAAGATCATGCTCCCTGGAATACAAACGAACAGGTAGAGCAAGACCTGATCATCTCCCGAACACTGGTCGCTTTGTTTTCAGATGATTTCCTTAGGGAAAATCTGGCCTTCAGAGGAGGTACCGCACTGCACAAACTCTACCTGAAACCTGTGGGCGACATTCCGCCTCCAAGGTATTCCGAAGATATTGATCTGGTACAGATCAAAGAAGGCCCCATCAAGCCTATCTTGAAGCAGATTGGAGAGGTTATCAACTTTTTTGAAGAAGAAAGAGTGGTGAAAGTTAAGGCCAATAACAATACTTTGCTTTACCGCTTTTATTCTGAGTATGCACCGGACATACGGCTGCGCTTAAAAATAGAGATCAATTGCAGGGAACATTTTAATGTATTGGAGTGGCAATCTTTTCCTTTTAAAGTCAGCAATGATTGGTTCTCCGGCAAAGCTGAAATTACCACCTATCATATCAACGAATTATTAGGCACCAAACTCAGGGCATTATACCAGCGCAGCAAAGGCAGAGATCTCTTTGACTTATTCTATGCAGATCAGCATATAGCCTTTGATAGAGATCAGCTCATACATTGTTATCAGGAGTATATGGCATTTGTAGTAGGTAAGTCCCCCACCGCGAAACAATTCCTGCTTAACCTGGAAGAGAAACAAGCAAACCCTGATTTTACAGGAGATCTGGAAGGACTTTTACGACCTGGTATAACTTACGATGCGGACAAAGCTTTTGATTGGGTAAAATCTTTGGTGGAAGATGGATTGAACCTCAGATAA
- a CDS encoding type IV toxin-antitoxin system AbiEi family antitoxin domain-containing protein, protein MGTVAAFVRELQSYEEFAFSTEELLQKTAAPESSVRKELARLSSDRQVINLRKGFYLIIPPRYQHYGKLPLELYVEKLFKFLKKPYYIGFYSAAAYLGAAHQRVQQDYMITVPPALRNITKGNIKIRFFNSQNWPDKNIIQKKSDAGYFKLSSPALTFADLIENQHQLGGLNRMLAILEELSESLEKKDVEDLLTWYHNKSVLQRMGFLLEEIELNNNLAQVIYGHLSKENFFSTLLSPHKGQKAGSTGNRWKIDANIVLESDL, encoded by the coding sequence ATGGGCACTGTAGCAGCATTTGTCAGAGAACTACAATCTTACGAGGAATTTGCTTTCTCCACAGAGGAGTTGCTGCAAAAGACGGCTGCCCCAGAGTCATCGGTCAGAAAAGAGCTCGCCAGGCTTTCCTCTGACCGGCAGGTCATCAACCTCCGGAAAGGATTTTATCTTATCATTCCTCCGCGTTATCAGCATTACGGCAAATTACCCCTTGAACTATATGTAGAGAAGCTCTTCAAATTTTTAAAGAAACCCTATTATATCGGCTTCTATTCAGCAGCAGCCTATTTAGGTGCAGCACACCAAAGGGTTCAGCAGGATTATATGATCACCGTGCCACCGGCATTGAGAAATATTACTAAAGGAAATATCAAAATCAGGTTCTTCAACAGCCAGAACTGGCCGGATAAAAACATCATACAAAAAAAATCGGATGCAGGATATTTCAAACTTTCCTCTCCGGCACTCACCTTTGCGGACTTAATTGAAAACCAACATCAGTTAGGCGGCTTAAACCGGATGCTGGCTATTTTAGAAGAACTTTCAGAATCTTTAGAGAAAAAGGATGTAGAAGACCTGCTTACCTGGTATCATAATAAAAGTGTGTTACAGCGCATGGGTTTCCTGTTGGAGGAAATAGAACTGAATAATAACTTAGCTCAGGTCATTTACGGTCACCTCAGCAAAGAGAATTTTTTTTCTACTCTGCTAAGCCCACATAAAGGACAGAAAGCCGGCAGCACAGGTAACCGCTGGAAAATAGATGCCAACATAGTACTTGAAAGTGATTTATGA
- a CDS encoding VirB4 family type IV secretion system protein: MLIKPVKKKSAYLRDRLPIFALEEDKVIFKDGRVGIGFRVSGAPLESWTESQYSQANDVLSQQLKMLPVGTVVQKTDVYFDKEYKAENIKSSAYYESKLHEHFFARLTLLHESYLFLSFPSRAKGRMDNTSIHRINPVSSMFAYGGSILKNPFDGIEDLLKEAENLASSFIKGLYSLKDVSFSRLKEEELNHLYLRYLNLSFDESCTSLNRVIYNDLSGLAVGEKKANVITMTGQGSEVFASVKNHYGVSSPYTYQLSQYMQFPHVVTQSLLVEDTEKELKNLDFERKLNDSLEWLTTQDHELKSRELEEFTAYVRSGNTGLVSLHQSVMVFESDEPLRKSYVERTISAIRQFYGAEAIVESFDTANLFFASLPGNGFQHYRWLITSADLAACYLHFMTSWHGERVGDYLCDRFGNLLLVNLFNTRQANQNCVVIGPSGSGKSYTMGNFIAQRLERGARQIIIDKGGTYRNVIYALNGKRFDETYFEYSAEKPLAFNPFLLEKDKQGKYVLTAEKSNFLIAVLSTIWKGGKSEGSTSQDLKPAERAIFKLILPRYYQHLDENPSSYPGVNSFFHFLRQYHRIHHTEEEYRSEIRYFDMEQFLTVLRPFVSGEYRQVLNAVQEISISEHRLVCFDMDKINTDPVLYPLVTLLITELALDQIRKYPDEIKYLYLDEAWTMLSGSLQEFINELFRTIRKNNGAVCIITQGLGEIKKSSVGEAVLVNADTKIILKHQDKRLVSELAAHLGFTDHEVDLIHSMRVEKSFRELFIKQGEEARVFRLETSPHMDAVLSSKPEERNYLKKLIERYQGNLPFAVNQFVQNSRLKITN; encoded by the coding sequence ATGTTGATCAAACCAGTTAAGAAAAAATCTGCCTACTTGCGTGACCGGCTTCCCATCTTTGCTTTGGAAGAAGATAAAGTCATCTTCAAAGACGGAAGGGTAGGCATAGGCTTTCGTGTGTCTGGGGCTCCATTAGAGTCCTGGACGGAAAGCCAGTACAGTCAGGCCAATGATGTGCTCAGCCAGCAGCTCAAGATGCTGCCGGTGGGCACCGTAGTGCAAAAGACGGATGTCTATTTTGACAAAGAATACAAAGCAGAAAACATAAAGAGCTCAGCTTACTATGAATCTAAACTGCATGAGCATTTCTTTGCCCGATTAACGCTTTTGCATGAGAGTTATCTGTTTCTTTCTTTTCCCAGCAGGGCCAAAGGAAGAATGGACAACACATCTATTCACCGGATCAACCCAGTGAGCAGCATGTTTGCTTATGGAGGATCAATCTTAAAAAATCCATTTGATGGCATAGAGGACTTACTCAAAGAAGCTGAAAATCTGGCATCCTCCTTTATCAAAGGACTCTACAGTTTAAAAGATGTGTCATTTAGCAGACTTAAAGAAGAGGAGTTGAATCACCTGTACCTGCGCTACCTCAATCTTTCTTTTGATGAGTCGTGTACAAGTCTCAACCGGGTGATCTACAATGATCTTTCAGGTCTTGCAGTGGGAGAAAAGAAAGCCAATGTCATTACTATGACCGGTCAAGGCAGTGAAGTCTTTGCCAGTGTCAAAAATCACTATGGAGTGAGTAGTCCCTATACCTATCAGCTATCCCAGTACATGCAATTTCCTCATGTGGTAACCCAGAGTTTGCTGGTGGAAGACACTGAAAAAGAGCTGAAAAACCTGGACTTCGAGAGAAAATTGAACGATTCACTAGAGTGGCTCACCACCCAGGATCATGAGTTGAAATCTCGGGAATTAGAAGAGTTCACCGCTTATGTCAGATCAGGTAACACTGGCCTTGTGAGCCTTCATCAGTCAGTGATGGTCTTTGAGAGTGATGAGCCCTTAAGGAAATCCTATGTTGAAAGGACCATCTCAGCCATTCGTCAGTTCTATGGAGCAGAGGCTATTGTGGAGAGTTTTGATACGGCTAATCTATTCTTTGCTTCTTTGCCGGGCAACGGTTTTCAGCACTACCGCTGGCTCATCACCTCCGCTGACCTTGCTGCCTGTTACCTGCACTTTATGACTTCTTGGCATGGAGAACGAGTAGGCGACTACCTTTGTGACAGGTTTGGCAATCTTTTGCTGGTAAATCTCTTTAACACCCGGCAAGCCAATCAGAACTGTGTAGTCATTGGCCCTTCAGGTTCTGGCAAGTCTTACACTATGGGTAACTTCATTGCCCAGAGGTTAGAGCGAGGTGCCCGGCAGATCATCATTGACAAAGGAGGTACATACAGGAATGTGATCTATGCCCTGAATGGTAAACGGTTTGATGAGACCTATTTTGAATACAGTGCGGAAAAGCCCCTGGCTTTTAATCCATTCTTGTTAGAGAAAGATAAGCAAGGAAAGTATGTGCTTACGGCAGAGAAGAGTAACTTCTTGATTGCAGTGCTAAGCACCATTTGGAAAGGAGGTAAATCAGAAGGATCAACTAGCCAGGACTTGAAGCCTGCTGAAAGGGCAATCTTCAAATTGATCCTTCCACGATACTACCAACATCTGGATGAGAACCCTTCATCCTATCCGGGGGTTAACTCTTTCTTTCATTTCCTTCGGCAGTACCACAGGATTCACCACACAGAAGAAGAATACCGCTCTGAGATCAGGTACTTTGATATGGAGCAGTTCTTAACGGTGCTGAGGCCTTTTGTCTCGGGAGAATATCGGCAAGTGCTCAATGCAGTACAGGAGATTAGCATCAGTGAGCATAGACTTGTTTGTTTTGACATGGACAAGATCAATACTGATCCGGTTTTGTATCCACTGGTAACACTTCTAATCACTGAACTTGCCCTGGACCAGATCAGAAAGTATCCTGATGAAATCAAGTACCTCTATCTGGATGAAGCCTGGACTATGCTTTCAGGAAGCTTGCAGGAGTTTATCAATGAGCTTTTTAGAACGATTAGAAAAAATAACGGTGCTGTTTGCATCATCACACAAGGCTTGGGAGAGATCAAAAAGTCCAGTGTAGGCGAAGCAGTACTGGTCAATGCTGATACTAAGATCATCTTAAAGCATCAGGACAAAAGGCTGGTAAGTGAACTGGCGGCCCATCTTGGCTTTACCGATCATGAAGTAGACCTGATCCACTCCATGAGGGTAGAGAAGTCATTTAGAGAACTCTTCATTAAGCAGGGAGAAGAAGCAAGAGTCTTCAGACTGGAAACCTCTCCTCATATGGATGCGGTGCTTTCTTCCAAACCCGAAGAGCGAAACTATCTCAAGAAGCTCATTGAGCGCTATCAGGGCAATCTGCCTTTTGCTGTCAACCAATTTGTTCAAAATTCCAGATTGAAGATTACAAATTGA
- a CDS encoding conjugal transfer protein TraK, whose protein sequence is MSNVKDFNKTFKTMQMLAAVSILGFITATVIYIIQYRKVAEYYQQQTYVITSWGTFPASYYDGRKVSRIETQNHVETFVKHMFAHSAETYYEHINYALNLIDEESGKRIYHDFEEGEVQKNYVRYGSHTEVKLDSVVLDMNTLPIEGKFYALQEVHIGDNVRSLPIAASFKVVQAYRHEKNPYGLLLTDFDFIAYPRKEDKKL, encoded by the coding sequence ATGTCAAACGTAAAAGACTTTAACAAGACCTTCAAGACCATGCAGATGCTGGCAGCTGTCAGCATCCTGGGTTTTATCACTGCTACTGTGATCTACATCATACAGTACAGAAAAGTAGCAGAGTATTATCAGCAACAGACCTATGTCATTACCTCCTGGGGCACCTTTCCTGCCAGCTACTATGATGGAAGAAAAGTATCACGCATTGAGACCCAGAACCATGTGGAGACTTTTGTCAAGCATATGTTTGCCCATAGTGCTGAGACGTATTATGAGCATATCAACTATGCGCTGAACCTCATTGATGAAGAATCAGGTAAAAGAATATACCATGACTTTGAGGAAGGGGAAGTGCAGAAAAACTATGTCCGTTATGGCTCTCATACTGAAGTCAAATTAGACTCTGTGGTACTGGATATGAACACTTTGCCCATAGAAGGTAAATTCTATGCTTTACAGGAGGTACATATCGGAGACAATGTCCGCAGTCTTCCCATTGCAGCAAGCTTTAAAGTGGTTCAAGCCTACCGGCATGAAAAGAATCCTTATGGTCTTTTGCTCACTGATTTTGATTTTATCGCCTACCCTCGTAAAGAAGACAAGAAACTATGA
- the traM gene encoding conjugative transposon protein TraM, with the protein MDFKDNIDEEHINAEKLRFEAPVAAKSWKEKLLKNLSRYSLLLIVGVAAVFITLLHFKGQGLLQALKGTPLPSFGWEENIHPKSLPDKTAVYEEVLKKEAKERRKEMSSKASAKLKVTNPDWQMMHQKVNPKAVSVDDSVYIVADTLKTVVVQAAPQHEIRYRKNTAKPIKRKPQLAQKAAAVIQQEIEVKSTDFFQPVRVAATASQQSFTACVVHEDQLLSNNSMLSLRLTEDLSFDGQSFPVGTILYGTARIAQNRILVMVSRILQTPVQLQVHHHTYHEGILLDESKNVLEEATRQTVYRQGQRSVQDLPLDVATELGRNILQGSRRKKITIFLPDGFPLYLSKEN; encoded by the coding sequence ATGGATTTTAAAGATAATATTGATGAGGAGCATATAAACGCTGAAAAGCTTCGCTTTGAAGCCCCGGTGGCAGCCAAAAGCTGGAAAGAGAAACTCCTGAAAAACTTATCCAGATACAGTCTCTTACTCATTGTAGGTGTAGCAGCGGTGTTTATTACATTGCTACACTTCAAGGGTCAAGGACTTTTACAGGCACTAAAAGGTACACCTCTGCCAAGCTTTGGCTGGGAAGAGAATATTCATCCTAAAAGCCTTCCGGATAAGACAGCCGTCTATGAGGAAGTGCTCAAAAAAGAAGCAAAGGAAAGAAGAAAAGAGATGTCTAGTAAAGCCTCAGCGAAACTAAAAGTGACAAATCCTGATTGGCAGATGATGCATCAAAAAGTGAATCCTAAAGCTGTATCGGTAGATGACTCTGTTTATATAGTCGCCGATACATTGAAAACAGTAGTGGTTCAGGCTGCACCTCAGCACGAAATTAGGTATAGAAAGAATACTGCAAAACCAATAAAAAGAAAACCCCAGCTTGCCCAAAAAGCAGCAGCAGTGATCCAACAAGAAATTGAGGTGAAAAGCACAGATTTCTTTCAGCCGGTGAGAGTAGCTGCTACTGCTTCTCAACAAAGCTTTACAGCCTGTGTAGTGCATGAAGATCAGCTGTTGAGCAACAACAGCATGCTGAGCCTGCGGTTAACGGAAGATTTGTCTTTTGATGGACAAAGCTTTCCTGTGGGAACCATCTTGTATGGAACAGCAAGAATAGCCCAGAACCGTATCCTGGTTATGGTTTCAAGGATTCTTCAGACTCCGGTACAATTGCAGGTCCATCATCATACCTATCATGAAGGTATTTTGCTGGATGAATCTAAAAATGTACTGGAAGAAGCCACAAGGCAAACGGTTTACCGTCAGGGACAGCGGTCTGTGCAGGATCTTCCTTTAGATGTCGCTACTGAACTGGGACGCAATATCCTGCAAGGCTCCAGAAGAAAGAAGATCACGATCTTTTTACCGGACGGCTTTCCCCTGTATTTATCTAAAGAAAATTAA